GTTGTAGAGTGACTGCAGGTATGACTCCTTTAAATTTCTTTAACCTTGTGTTTTGATACATTCAACCAGAATTAGGTTTAAAGTGTGTACACGTCACCGCGTATTTATCCTAAAATCCCATCTAAAACAGTGACTGTAAGCTTAAAGCTAGCATAGACTGCTAATTCTCGCCGGTTCGTCACCCACATGGACTGTTGGACTTAAAGACCACCTAAGCGGAAACAGAAAAATATCTTTTGGTTTTCTTCATTAGTATAACTACTAATATACCTAATTTATAAATTTTAAGAGGGTCCTTGTACTGTAATCCCCTTAGATCAATTGCCAAATATGTAATACTACAATACATTATGTCAGAGTTTTCCATTAACATTATTCATTACGTCCCACCTTAGCTCTCACTATGTGTTATGTTATGAGGCCCTGTGTATgtttattttgaatattttttttaacatttaaatgtcattattcTCTCCTAACGTTATGTTTATGGCCAAAGGTACTAAAAACTGATAATCCTCTTAAAGTTAGCATAGATTGATTTTGTATGTTTGCTTGACCCTAACAAACTTTGTATGTCATTGCACATTTTGGTATATGTTTATCTTCCTTCCTGAATGTTTTCCTTATATGTTAAATAGATATATGTCACAAAGCttgttttacttgtttgttGTTGCTGCAGGTGTCTGAAACTGTAAACGGTTAAGGGAGATGGCTGCAAATGGAGCTGAATGTGAACAACCACAGAAGAGACTAGGATCTAAGGACAAGCACAATGGCACATCTACAGGTTTGTTACAGTGATCTAATCAATTATATCCTGTCTACGCTGTCAAAACATCATTTGAACTGATCAAGGGTCAGTTCAAGAGATGAATGTTCACTAATGTGCCTTCATCATCACTGATAGTCAGATCTAATTTTGTATATCTATTATGCAACGTTCATATCTAATATGAGGTGTCGTCATACTAAATCTACAATCTTAGAATATGTCAAAGattatgcatttttgtttttttactacCATCTGCTGTTGGGTTTTAAACTCACAGCTTTCTACTTCCTCTTTATGGACAAGCACATAAAcatcatctttcatacaaaaaaaaaaacaagtgcatTGTACCCACAGATTCATCATTAAGAGAGAGAAAACTACAGGATAGAGAAGAGCGTCTGTCTTTAGTGCTGTGGAAAAGGCCTATCATCACACTAAAGTATTTCTTCATAGAAACCCTCATTACCCTTAAAGAATGGGCATCAAAGTAAGCATTCAGACTTTTATTCTGTAACTCCTAACGCTATTCAGTCAAATTTGAATGCTGTCCAGTACAGCTCATTGGAGCATCCCTAGTTTGAATATCATCACTGAGTTCAATTTAGTTGTTCCCGGCAAGTGTTTTCTTACCACTGTatatattttgtcttgttttacaGGCTTTGGAGGAGAAGAGTCGTGGTATTTTTGACACTAGTCCTTTTTTCACTTATCTCAATGGCTTACACAATAGAAGGAGCACATCAGATGGTGAGAGTTATTGAGAAATTTACTTGTAAAATGTTGTTGCTCAATCTCTTTAGCCctgcattacttaaaatgtttttaacatttgTTTGTAGTATATACAGTACCTGGAGAAGAAGTTCCTGTGGTGTGCCTACTGGGTAGGCCTGGGTATTTTGTCTTCAGTTGGTCTTGGCACTGGACTTCACACCTTTCTTCTTTATCTGGTAAGTTTTGTTGTTTTACACACACGGTCAATCGCACAGCATAGTTTATTTTACTCGAATGTGCTCATAGACGTTAAGCGCATGCACATTGCGACGAAATGTAATGCATCTTCTGGCCTACATACTACATTGTCCTGAACGCACATGCACACACGGTTACAAAAATCTCGCTTTCATTCTGTTGAAGAAAACTGCGTCGTGTGCACTGTACGCGAACCCTTGCATATGCATAAATAACTGAactatattttaattattttgaacCGCTTGCATTGCATTCAGTTTAtacttgaagagtttggttccaaaatgcaataaatccattttgacaaatttcggtaaaaacgtgttttctataccaagaaagtgacgagatgaaaaccaatattttctgttacaaactttcccatagcatctttaggttataaaaacataaaaaattcaaatccataacttgattttcaaagatttattataaaaatgaattattttttccacaaaatgcaataaatccatgacgggtttttttcccccaaaatgctataaatttattcaatcaatgtataaatgtgcattcatctttgccatgatatattcatttagttgaacagtgatatacactgataaaaaataacattaatggcattaatcaaaacacttacattgtcatattaagatcactgtcatatTGCTGCATTTATACTTGACGCCgttgcttagcatttttcaaagcgatcagctgtaaaatgttttggtcctgctcgattttcgttgactttaagtaaaataaagtaaaattattCATAAGATACCCTGGggtcaatggggtaagcaccagtctcccgagtgcttcacgtaaattattagatgttgatgacaatctttcccgtcacagaaaacaaccacaggtttatcaatgccattaaagtattattttgttttgtttgttgatcacgaagtacaaagtagatgaggaaaactaggactccgtgtactcagcgtgccgccatgtttgtttacattgcgtgaacggtgggctgtaatttctggaatggatttattgcgttctgtaaaaaaagaggagtggcgtttattgcgtttttgggggaaaagggagaaaagatgacagaataacatggcgaagattggattttgcgtaaaattaagaatttgcttttaaatactgacctgatataacactgattttggcagtaactcatttttttaaaaaaaatgcgtttatcgcgttttggaaccaaactcttcacatgttttgacaaaatgtaaaaaacggatttctctcgttttgcaacgaaattcTTCACTTTTTTAATCAGTACACATGTTTTCCTGTTAATTGAAGAAACAACCTTTATGTTGCAAATGCAGTGCAtttctacggagcccctaaggggacaaaaattaaataaagtttagtttactGAAACtgtcgcgtgcgcacgtgaaactttcgcgtgcgcacgtgaaactgtcgcgtgcgcacgtgaaactgtcgcgtgcgcacgtgaaactgtggcgtgctcacgtgaaactgtggcgtgcgcacgtgaaactgtggcgtgcgcacgtgaaactgtcgcgttcacgtgcgcacgtgaaactgtcgcgtgcgcacgtgaaactgtcgcgtgcgcacgtgaaactgtcgcgtgcgcacgtgaaactgtcgcgtgcgcacgtgaaactgtcgcgtgcgcacgtgaaactgtcgcgtgcgcacgtgaaactatggTTTTGTTCGCTTTTTgtgtgagcacgcaaaactaaactttaaaaaaaatctgcacatgaaggtttcgcgtgagcacataaaaactacacttgagattttttttactccaatgtcaccttagggtcTCGGTACTTTTCCTATTGACTTACAGGAAAATCTTTTGTAGCTGATAAAAAATTTGTAGCTGAAAACTGATGCTTGATATTGAGAAATGAGAAAGTCATCTGTGTTGTAATGTTTGATAAGTTAGCCAATAGGTTCAAcagatttgcatttaaatacagtaaatgGGTATTTCCTCAGATTAACGGTCAAGTACCCGATGGGGCCCTCAGTCTTGAggaaagagtaggggtgtggtCAGTGTCCcacaaaagtttatttatagaGTCACAGCGGGAGCACGTGTCCTTCTCCGGTTCTTAGCGCCGACTGCTCTACAGAACATCTTGTTATCGGAACCATTCAACCAGTTTCCACTGACTCAGAACAAACTAGATGGTGACCAGAAGTGTCCACTTCCACCGGCTGTGGTCAAGTCACACCCCACTGACGTTCACCCTGTTGTCACCACAGAGATCTAGTACTTTGTCCTTAGTTTGTGGGTCTATGGTTAACATTGTGACAGAACGGGATGTGAAAGTGCAGATGCACACAATGTTTCAACAGTACAAGACAAACTCTGCTTAAAGGCCTTTAAAACGTTCACAGAGGAAAAATGACAAACTCTAGATTCATATAAAATACTTCAGATAattatattttagatgaatatAAACTCCAAAGAATGTAAAGAGTgcaatgttgtcatcatttttAAGCAATGAATCTATTTCTGTGGGAAGTGACCTGACCTGTGTTATGTTTCGGTGCCTGGGaaagagaaataaaatcaattgcAAATGAGTAAGTGAATACATTGGTCGCTGTACCAGGCTCTGACTGCTAGCATTTGCTATGACAGCATCATGAGATCATTTCTCTGAGCATGACTAACTTGTGAtggctctgattggctgacatCACTATAAAGATCCCAACACTCAGCAGAGAAACATTACTATGATTAATCgtcaaaatcaagttttatgTTGGGTTTGAGATATTTCAGAATATCTTTTTTTCTTGGGAATTTTActctttcaaaatgaaagttttaaatgaaaatgaaagtCTACATTGCATTTCCTGTTGAATTCATGTTGTTTTGACTGGAGCCGGTCACTAAATGGTACCACCCGAGTCATTCTAGCCTCCTCTGGTTAAGGAAGGTTCATCAGAAGTTAAAAATGTTAGATATGGTAAAGTGACTAGTCTGCTCTCCCACACAGCCCTGGGGAAAAATGACATCAGTGACACGTCTGCATGTTTTCACTTAGCAAATAAATTATcatattgtaatgcattgaaAAAACCACAAGCTTTTCGCAGTTCGATACATTTTTATGTGTTGAAGTGTGTTTATAGTGGTTTTACGTACTTTGCCAACATTGATTTGTTAGTCGTGAGGAACtagtctttaaaaatatatcacaTGACAATGTTTACAAAAGGGAAATGATTCATGGATGAGGAATAGAACATAAAATTCTGGTTTATTAAGTAAAAATGGAAACACTtacaataatgttttatttttttatattatggaTTCGCTAACACGAACTAAcaatgaaaatacattttcagcatttattaatctttgttaattttAACTCATTGTGGATTAACTAATGTGAACACAgacaaattttcattttaaaaatgtatttgttaatgctaaaattaacatgaacaaagattaataataaatgctgtagaagaaATGATCACTGTTAGTTCATgctagctaatgcattaaatgatgttaacaaatacagccttattgtaaaatgttaccataaaaatcatatttttccttaaatttaattaaatgtttttttacagatttttttatatatatccaAATTACTGGTGATGAACTTCATTACTAttgattaaaggtgcagtgtgtaatttttagaaggatctcttggcagaaatgcaaaataatatacaaaactatatattCAGGGGTGtttaaagaccttacataatgaaccattatgtttttattaccttagaataagacgtttttatcttcatacccagagggtccccttacgtggaagacgccattttgtgccgccatgtttctacagaagcccttaacggacacacttttttactaagttgtctcagacgatgacatgttttttcggtggcggctaccgtagcttctctatgcgttttaaaaggggtgagcagtggactgagccgttggttgcaattggcaacctcaccactagacttcgctaaaatttacacactgcacctttaaaagtaaCATCAATACTTACACAGCCAAGGCCTCTAAAAAAGTGGATGTCAGTGTTGTGCTCTATTCTTGTATACTGAAGTGTGATCGTGCCATATCAGGAAGTCTTACCTAAGTGATGTTTTTCAGGGTCCACACATAGCCTCTGTGACTCTGGCTGCATATGAATGTGGCTCTGTGAACTTCCCTGAGCCACCTTACCCTGCTCAGATCATTTGTCCAGAGGAGGAGGCCCTACAGGAGAGCATCTCACTATGGACCATCATGTCGAAAGTTCGCCTGGAGGCCTGCATGTGGGTGAGTTTTTTTTTCACAGCATCATATCAGACCGAACATCAAAGCTGCTTCTAAAGATTTGGAGCCTTGATTTCATGCATAGATTCATGAACACATCCGAACCGGCCAATTAGATGTTTGGGTTCAGTTAAGAGTGACCAAAAGGTTCAAACTAACTCTAAAGGACGATGCAAAAATAGTTTGGACCTTGCAATAAATATGGGCAGTAGAAAGTGATGTCACCCACCAAGgcttaaaaattaatttaaattgtttGAATCTACCTCCGCATAAAACTATTTATGCAGAATTAAGAGGTTCCcccatatataattttttttatgtggCTGATCTGTGACATTTAGtgccaaaaaattaaaattgaatgTTTTATGCAGTTGATCTACTTGCTAACTTGCTATTTTAGACTAAGGTGACTCCTTTTGTTTGTGACTGCATCTTCAGGGTGCGGGCACAGCCATTGGAGAGCTGCCCCCTTACTTCATGGCGCGAGCGGCCCGGCTCTCCGGAGCAGATCCCGATGATGAAGATTATGAGGAATTTGAGGAGATGCTGGAGCAGGCACAGAGCGCACAGGTCTGGATTTCATCACTGCATCagttcatgttatatattagACCCATGTGTCTCACCTTGATTAGACGTGTGTGTGATGAGTTATGTAGACCGCAGATCCTTTTGATTAGGAGATCAGGTAGATGTTCAGACGtttacttttaacaaatttCCTGCAGAGGTCTTGACCTAAAATCTGACACTGATGCCCACCCATGATGCAATTGACACTATATCCTGTTGGTGTGTCCTGAGCCCCCACTATTGTGGTTCACTTATGCGGGTCACATGATTTCTTGGAAGGGCTCTCCCCTAATTTCCAGTAAGACCTTTGAACAGCGAGTGACTCAGTGGAGAGCTTCCCTTTAATCACAGCTTCTTAGTGTTTAAGTGGACCCCACATGGCCTCTGCTTTTACAAAAAAGACTTTTAATAGGGGGTCTTAAATATGGTATGTCGCTCCTCGAAGTCCTGTGAATGAATCAGCAATTTGTCAACACTTTTTGAAATGAGCTTTTGTGCAGAATTGTGGCAGAGATTACTTTATATGATTTGTTGCATTTCTAGATTgaaatctttttttgtgttcctAGAAATTGTTCCTCGTGGTAAATAAAATACTTGCAATGTAAATTATATCCCATTGATTGTTTATTCTTTCCTAAATGAGACTTATTGACCTTTTAAAAAGTCAGATATCAAACATTATTAAACAAACTTGATGATTCTTTGCAGGATTTTGCATCAAGAGCTAAACTAGCAGTGCAAAATATGGTGCAGAAAGTGGGATTTTTCGGTATTCTGGCCTGTGCCTCAGT
This sequence is a window from Misgurnus anguillicaudatus chromosome 24, ASM2758022v2, whole genome shotgun sequence. Protein-coding genes within it:
- the vmp1 gene encoding vacuole membrane protein 1, encoding MAANGAECEQPQKRLGSKDKHNGTSTDSSLRERKLQDREERLSLVLWKRPIITLKYFFIETLITLKEWASKLWRRRVVVFLTLVLFSLISMAYTIEGAHQMYIQYLEKKFLWCAYWVGLGILSSVGLGTGLHTFLLYLGPHIASVTLAAYECGSVNFPEPPYPAQIICPEEEALQESISLWTIMSKVRLEACMWGAGTAIGELPPYFMARAARLSGADPDDEDYEEFEEMLEQAQSAQDFASRAKLAVQNMVQKVGFFGILACASIPNPLFDLAGITCGHFLIPFWTFFGATLIGKAVIKMHIQKLFVIITFSKHIVEQMVSLIGIIPGVGASLQKPFREYLEAQRSKLHNPAGEGSAAGESWLSWVFEKVVLVMVCYFILSIINSMAQSYAKRLQQKKYAEEKTK